The window TTCCTCCACTCAACCGAAGAGTTGATATCAATTTTTAGTCATTTACGATGTACCTTTAGAGCAGGGGTAACTTCTCCATCAGATCCCCTACCGCCGTATGGTCAAATATTATTAAAGGGTTAGTTGACAGAAGCCTGGGATCTGGCCATGACCCGGTCATAAGATTGCACCCTACTAGAGATGGTTGATGGGTTTACTCATGACTTAACCATAGTAAATTTCATCTAGCTGACTTTCTATTCATCCAACACACTTCTGATTATGgtttttctatagttttagggAGTTGGGCTGAGCATATCTCAAAACTTGATGGACGTAGCCTAGGAGAATGAGACATTGAGGGGATGATTATCAGAGACGACATCTTTTCTAGCCCCTAGTCAAGCATCTTCGGCGGCTCAAGTTTAAATTGACCAACTAAACAATCTACATATGCAACTCTAGAAGCTCAAGAATCTATGAGCGCTAAGGCAGAGAGAGCACAAAATTTAGAGGCCACCCTGAAGACCACTAAAGATCACTAAAGACAAACTTTAGTTAGAAAAGGCCAGGCGGACTAAGGTGGTCTCTGACCTAGACGTGAAAATGGTTGAAGCCTAGAGCCTCTCCGCCACATTAGAGGAACTAAATACTATTCACACCCTGGCATTGGAAACCAAAGAGGTCGAACTGATGGCCATAACCCAGCTAGTGTTTGAGCAGCAGCAGATCATGGACGAACAAAGAAAGGAGCTAGAGTCCTTGTGGGAGGAATTAAAGGCTCTCAATTCTGAGCTAATTGCCTCAAAGTCTAAGTTGACAAGAACTATCTATGAGCTAACAGTCTCTCAGGCAGAATTAACCAACTACCAAGCAGGGGAGGATGAGCTCTTTGAGACGAATAAAACAACCTAACTCCAATCCTGGGAATTCAACATGCCCCTCGTCACCTCCATTAATAAAGTTTTTCTTTTTGGAGCCGACGGGGTTGTTAAACAAATGCATGAGGGTGGCTACCTGACATCCAAATCTTCGGCTCGTTTACTAGACCACGAAAGGCTGTTCAAGTAGCTCCCGCCCGGCGTCTTCCCGAATTTCAAGTAGTCTATTTTATATCTTAACCTTCTCCATGGGAAAAAAGACTCTATGTAACTAATATTGCTTTCTATAACTAAGGTTTCATTAGATTTTACTAACTCTTGGTTCATGCTTGATTATTTCATGCTACTATTTTTTCTAAGTATTTGTAAGTACTCCATGCATCTAAGTGAAGGCATTTCTTAGTTTCATTTCGCATACTGAGCGGCTAATTAGATCGAGAGTACCCATATGGGTTGTTGAAACCTAGAATTTCGATAGGCTCTGAGACATGTCAGGCATATTCTGCTAGGAGTGCCCATGAGACACGGGAGATGACCCGAAAATCTGACTGTCCTTAAGGCCGAATGACCGTACATAACTGACGGACACTATAAACGAGGAAAGAGAGCCCCTTATTGATGTACATGCTAATGCCTCAGAATAATGATTTTGCCTATCATATATGCTATAAATGTGCTTCTCCTGTTACCAACATGTGTCTAATAACTTCAGTTTCCTCGACATGATAGCTGGCACACTATTTTCTGTATATGAGATGGTTCACCTTCCTTCTTATATGAAAATCTTGATAATCGACTTGCTTTTATACCTTAACGATCCAACGACCCCTCTTAAAAGGGGCTCACAGGGTTTCTTTAAAAACCCTAGTGACTTCATCTCCTGatcttccccttccccttcccctGCGAAGCTAACTAATCCTTTCATTTTCATAGATCCTGATAGGtccttttctttgttttcttttgacCTCACTTTCCGAATCCCATCATGAATGTTTTTGTCATGTGGTATACTTTTCttaattcaaactttaataggGTAGATTTGGACCATCTTTGATTCACTTATGAAGTCCCCGATTCTCTGCACATGATTAATACCTACTTACCAGGATCGTCCCCACCTTCCCCCCAAAGGTTATGTAACATTATTTAAGGAACAAGTACTGGCATGCCTGTGCTTTCCCATTCCATCCTTTTTTTACTGAAGTGAGTTAGTATTTCTGCCTTCCTCTTCAACAACTAGTCCCCAATTCTATTCACCTTCTATGTGGGGTTGTTATCAAGTTTCACTTGTTTGGAGTCTCATTGACTCTTCAAATATTCCATTACTTCTTCTACCCCCAACAAATAACCGATGCCCTTTTTAATTTGCTCACTCATCTAAAGACTACCATTTTTAATAAGATTCCTTATCAAGGTACTGAGTGGAgggacaactatttttttattcaaCTCCCAGCCCTAGTGTCTTGGATAATCAAGTGGCAATCGTCTCTTCCTCCTGCTCTCGATCTATGTGACTTCTGTATTGAGCTAACCTTTAGCAAAGCTATATAGAGACTAGTGAGCATGAAGTTTGACATTCCTAGACTGCTCCAGGAGGGGATGCTATTTATCCTTGGGTTGAGCCCCATCCGGACAGGGTTGAATTCCTCCTTTGGTAAAAAATTTCAGCTTCCTTTTCCTCTTGCCTCTAGCTAAAACATTCTCTCTCTTTTTATAGTAGAGACTGTGTCTAAGACTTTCCTTTCGAAGACCACTTGAATGGATAAGACTGCATTGAATCAGTTAGAAAAGGAAATATTGGACACGTGAGAGGCTATATCGAAAGCTTTGCAGTTTGATAGCCCTAAAATACTGTCTACATCTAaatctcttgacttggatgtgccacttagatttaggtttaaaagACATCATCCCAATGCCCAGGCTCCGACTGACCAAGAGAGGGCAAAGCGGACATCCATGGCTCCTACTAACGACTTTAAGGGAAAAGGCCTAGTGGAAGCTGCTCACCATACCCCAACAAGACCCTTACATTCAGAGTCGACCAAACCTATTAATGCACCGTCAACATCAGTGTGTCTGCCTTGAATATCTAACCCCACCCCGGGCGCTTCCTCTTCAAGGCCTGATATACCCTTGAACCTGAGCATCAATTTTACCTCTCCTTCATCTTTCCATCCCAACAGGGGATGGGTTCCAACCCCCCGCCACCTTTTGGGATGGTGAAATTAAGAGAGTCACTAGCGAAATCTTGGATGAATGTGATAAGATGGCCTAGGGACTTCTCCATTTTCAACCATGCGAATGAATTTACCCAGGAAAACACTGTAGAAAGTTCTCAATTCTATTCCCCTTAGTGAGTAAAACTTCCTAACACTGTTTTTTCTTAGACTTTTGTTGCTAGTCTAAACCTAAGTCACTTGGCAGTGGACTTAGCGTGGGATAATAATATTTTGAGATAGCGTGTGGAGGAGCTAGAACTCCCTTCTTGTCTATCCCAACCCACGAGGTGGACAACCTATGAAAAGAAGTAGACATCCAGGCCGGGTTGCTGTTAAAGCTAGAGAAGGCCCTAGTAGAATCTCAACGGACATTAGATCTATAACATAGGGAAAAACAAAAATGGAAATCTTGTTGCAGACCAATGAAACCAAACTTCGAGCCAAAATTATAGTGAAAACCAAGGCAATGTTTGATTTGGCACAGAAGACTGCTGGACTGGAGGAACTTAAGATTGCTCATGCTTAACAATTGTtatgattccgcaagtgcacagatTCGCTGTCAGTAATATATAGGATTGTAaaaccacagggactgttgattaggcACTGgagatgtcacaaagtaagttatctagacggtcaaaAGTTAGCTTTGACGCTTATGAACTAACGAGTGTGattgaagagagggaaagaaggttgagacgaagagagaggagagagagagaattggtcttggagggaatgagctttgggagatggattctaggatttcgatttcattataatgctaggagatattacatagatttcttagtttctaccctctatgtccatgctcttgcaggaagttaaattggtcaatatccctaagtattgaATAGAGATGATTCCTGTGAGATCCTATaatggttaacccctgtcacgagggcacctcggtagatcacaggaatacatgtctagtaaataacaataaggataaaggaTGAGATTTGGTacggtttcctacttccttatagAGGAATTGCCTCtgctttcaagagaatgtcctagacgtccgtgaacgggttacccttgtcactagggctcctcgggtatacgatctagagaaCTTTTTCTACGAGAGTAGTAATTCCTAAGGGAttatttctccttttaagggaatgtCTTAGATGCCCAGAAAGGGTTACCCcggtcactagggtaccttggtcaatacactctagggcatcccctttgcGTGATTAACGATCCTtcacatcaatcaacaaagcatgcaaataaatataaattcatcaagcatgaacaaggcattaacaagtcattgaataaaaATAcggtgaatctacatagttctacatctccatcacatttcaaatacttcctaatcccagaagaggatatctactccattgtgagggaagaacaaccccaaaacataaagtaaagcatacttacaacccttgatgtgagaagaaggggatgAAGAGATGTTTgtcgaggtttccgatgtcttggggatgtctcacttataacttggtcgaataaCTGGGAGTCTAGGATTTAGGTgagagagcagactcacttataattcAATCGAATGGTTTGGGAGTTTAGGGCATAAGCACGAGAGCATACTTGTTTATAACCCTACCAAATGACTTAGAAGTTAGGAACATTGGttcaagagcatgctcgcttataactcgactgaaCAACTCAGAAGTCTGGgttaggcatgagagcatgctctcttataacttagCTAAACTGCTCGGGATTCTAGGATATAGGCACGAGAGAatattcacttataactcagccaaaTGGCTCAGGAGTCTGGGTCATTAGCTCaagatcatgctcacttatatATAATCTGGTTGGACAACTCAGGATTCTAGGACATTGGCACAAGAGCATGCTCTCTTGTAACCCAGTCAAATGGTTTAGGAGTCTAGGACatgcgcgagagcatgctcacttataactcggtcgaatgacTTAGGAGTCTGGGACATAttcgtgagagcatgcttgcaTATAAACTGTTCGAATGGCTCGGGAGTCTGGGATAAAGGCGCGAGTGaatctcgcttataactcagccaaACAACTTGGGAATCTGAGACAttggcacgagagcatgctcgcttataaccaaGTTGGACAACTTAGGAGTCTAGGATATAGatacgagagcatgctcacttataacctagCTGAATGGCTTAGGAGTCTAGGATATTGGTACtagagcatgctctcttataattCGATCGGATGACTCAGGAATCTAGGACATAGTGCgagatcatgctcacttataacccggccGAATGGTCCAGGAATCTGGGATAGACACAAAAGCATGCTCACTATAATCTGACCGAACGACTCGAGAGTCTGAGACATAGGCacgagagcatactcgcttataacctaGTCGAATGACTCAGAAGTCTGGAATATAGGGCTTTCGAGTTAAAATCACTTACATTTGCATTAAGTACAAATATTCAACATGCTACATCAATGTATTACAAGCATATTATTAAGACCTATAGAGATGTTGATGATTTTCGCTCCAAGACCATTGTAGGTTCTTTCTATCTGCATCCTAGAGATAGTAGGAGTCTGAGGTAATATTTTGCACCACTCGATCGGTCCTCCCCACTGTGGTTCTAGTTTTTTAACATCGCCGATCAACTTGATCCACGTCTAGACCAAGTGTCCAACTTGAAAAAAATCTTAGAATAACTCTTCGAATATATGTCTCATTCATTGATGGTATGCCATCAATCAAGCTGTTGCTTTATCCTTGTTTTCTTCTATCAGATCGAGCTCTGTAAGGCCCCACCTAGAATTATCTTCGTCATATAGTTATCTCCGATCAGACCTTATTGTCACATCTACTGGAACAACTACTTCACCACCATAAATAAGAGTAAAGGGAGTTATACTTGTCACTTCTCATGGGGTAGTGAGGTAAGCCCACAACACACTAGGTAACTCTTTGACCTAACTTTCTCTAACAGCATCAAGCTTAGTTTTGAGTTTTCTAGTGATTTTTCTATTGGTGACTTTTGCCTAACCATTACTTTGAGGATAGGCCACCGATGTAAAAGCTTGAAAGATGTCATAACTTACGCACCATTCTTGTATCTTTCGGCCTTGAAACTATCTTCCATTATTTGAAATATGCTTATATGGAATCATGAACTGGCAGATAATATTCTGCCAGAGGAACTTGATGACTATTGATTCGATTATTTTGGCCAATGGCTTAGCCTCCAccgatttaaaaaaataatccacAGCCACTAGCAAGAATTTTTTCTGAGTGGGCACCATAGGAAAGGACCCTATGATGTCCATGACCCATTGATCGATTGTGCAAGAAATAACCAAGGTCTTCAATAATTTCGTAGGATGGTGAGGAATATTTTGCTTTTGATACTATAAGTAAGTTGATACCAATTGAAATGAATCATCCTACATGGTGGGCCAAAAATAACCGACCAACAAGATCTTTTGAGCCAGTGACAAAGCACCTAGTGGCTTTCACATGAACCCTGATGCACTTCCTGTAAAATATACTGTACATCCTCTAGGCCTATGCATTTGAACAACGGTCGAGAGAAATCCCTCTTGTATAAATGATCCTCGATCAGGATGAATCAACCGACTCTTTTCTTCATCATATGTGCTTGTTCCCAGTCGGATGGTAAGGTGCCTTGCTGGAGAAATGAGACTAATGGTACCCACCAATCACTTTATATCTCTAGCACAGCTTGTCTTTCAATGTGAGCTACTAATACTGTTTGctacataggcttgtccagagtCCATGAAATCAAGAAGCCAACcaatttggctaactcatctgccctTTGAATTTTCGCTCAGGGAATCTTCTATAAAATAACTTTTTGAAACTTTGCTTTTAACTTTACAAAAGCTTCCGCATATAGCTTAAGTCTCTCATTATTAATCTTAAAATTGCCTCAAATTTACTCAGCCTTTAACTGAGAGTCTGAATAAATTAAGACCTGAGCGGCTCTAACATATATCATAGCTTATAGACCGGCTATCAATGCCTCATATTCTGTTTCATTATTTGTTGCTCGGTAATTTAGCTTAATGCATAATTGTATTCAGTCCTCCCTAGGTGATATCATAAGTACTCCCACTCCTCTCCCATGTtgggtggacgatccatccacatatattttctagGTCTCCTCCGACTCTGGGCTTTGTATCTCAGTTACAAAATCCGCTAAAGCTTGAGCTTTGATGGCCGCTCGaggttggtattgtatgtcatattcacttaGCTTAGTGGTCCACTTAATCAATCTCCTTGAAGCTTCTGGGTTAATAAGAACCTGACCCAAGGTGCTGTTAGTCAATACGATGATCGGATAGGAGAGAAAATAGGGTTGTAACCTCTGAGTAGTTAAAACTAATCtataagccaacttctcgagtgtgGTGTAGCAGCACTCGACAtcctttaataaatgatttaagaAATAGACAAGTTATTGCTCCTTCCCTTGCCTTACTAACACTGACCCGATGACTTTCtcattagctgacaaatatacCTACATCATCCATTATAGGTTTAGCAAGTATAAGCAGGgcagataaataattttttaattcctCGAAAGCTTGGTCGCACTcagcatcccattgaaatttatcACCCAACGGAGTATCTTAAAGAATGGTAAACTCTGATTGGCTGATCTTGTAAGTATCCTGAGTTACTTTTGTTGTGATTAGCCAGGTTAAGTTAGGTACTGTAtatatttgatccttatgtctaagtgtgcaagagtttatgaacataagaagtcgagcagaagacgtagccAATGAGAAGGATTACatgggaagagagtcgacgggctcagtgcattcgAATGATAaggtgctgtgaaagagtacactgATGGATGAAAAGGACGCATGTGGtggtccaagggacgagaagcccgggaggaaggctactcgaggagaaggtcggagttgagtttgggtgagcttaACTCTGGTTGACCGGAGCATCACCTACGCAAAGAAGATCAGCTAAAAAGTAGATCTGCCTcaaggaaggcaccttcaatggcttgaaagatgccttccatgaatagtattgaaggcgccttctcgCTCATTGATGGCGCCTTCAAATGATCGTTaagcgaagataaagttttatctttggcgATAAAACTTAACCGATTGAAGGCATCTTAaaccctcttgaaggcgccttccaccctcggataagattttttaggagctataaaaagacccctagagttAGGAAATATTTAATAACTTGAACAACAAGTCTTGTGCTCTTTCCTAGTCATTCTTTTGAACTGTCAACTTCTGTAAGAGACTTGTTCACCTGCAGCGAAGGAGAATTCTAGTGGAACACTTTCaaagccttggattaataactatctaggttgtaactaagtaaattttggtctccttacttctttctttttgttgttcatttttatgtttaaattaattgtgcctattaatttaagttaaaagaataagAATGGGTTAATTTCATttggcaggcaattcaccccttctcTTGTGGgccccattgcaccaacaattagtattagagaCAGAACGCTTCAAAAAGGACTAACTGTCACAAAAGCAATGAGATGATGGTTGGTGCAAGTATTCATCCACCGAAGTTCAAGGGAGACTTCGAGCAATGGAAAtaccggatggaggtattctttaaaactgactttaaaattcttttaattatgaaatatgattgtATAGCCCCCAAGAACCACAAGGAGCTGAAAAAGAAGAGTATTCATGGATAAagaaagaacaagttgattttaTTGTGAACGacaaagtagagtttcatctgctgaaCGTTCTACCACCCCAGGGGGGTCAATCGGATCTACAACTATGACTCCaccaaagagctctgggagaaattcctagaactccatgAAAGGACTTTGGAAGCCAAGTTAGCAAGGAGGGACATCCTTTGAACTCAGctaacgaaccttcggatgaacaatgaagagaaggtagcgcaactccaagcacaaATCAAAGAACTTATCACTTAGCTCAACAATCTTAGAGAATCAGTAACGAATCAAGACTCAATCCACGCTCAATGCCTCCCGAGGACTCtagaatggtcatccttagtTGATGCATGCTACATCTCTAAGAACTtcaaggtaagtacactagagaatttgttttttacttttgaatttcatgAAACTCAATGTGCAGATCCTAAAGAAACTGAAAAGTTGAACAACAATCTTGCCTTGAAAGTTAAGAAGGCAGAACCAGACTCTGAAGCATCAATCAATGAAGACCTAatgataagaaaatttagtaagtttattaaatctaataaatttaagacGTAGGCTAAGAAACAATCTCAGGGCAAAATGAAGGTTCGATGTTATAACTGCCcagaagaaggacacatcaaggatgactgccctaaattgaagGTGACTTGGGACAAATCATTGTCATCAGAATCAAAAGTTCAAGAATATGCCAAACTAGCCTTATTGGTAGACCACAAAGGATaagatgaaagcagctcagagatgaACATCTATGAAGTGGGAGGATCTTCAGAAGAAGGATGcgattgttgggaccgaaaagtagctagagggggggggtgtgaatagctcgtcgcgtgcttcatggttggcgttgcttgtttcttcaaagacgtgcagcggaaatgtacaagaaacaaaatacaacgctaacaaatagattttacttggtatccacctcacaagaggtgactaatccaaggatccacacactcacgcaccctccactatgaaacacactcctttacggtaaccaccgaagacggagaagcctttacaaactctcaatacaagaagaaaggaaaggatatgaaatacaagcaaaaacttacaataaaccctaaccctaacttctcttcttgcttttgatccgcctcttgacttggaagaacctccaagaatcttcaagaactggcgatctgaacttgagagagagctaTGGAGTTGCTGGtaaagatcggagatgaatcgtgtaagcactcctgaaggaaacgctcgcctgcagctaaatacgacgccaacggtcggaacccgatcgattggattgctcccaattgatcggggaggctttggatcgatcaaccgatcgatccagagtgcttATGTGCTCTCTGAAATAGCCTGGAtagatcggctaatcgatccagggcttatcgcgcacaaacagcagctcctaatcgattcactgatcgattgggacctctggatcgatcgacggatcgatccaaaggggttatGTTCGTgaggactcacccgatcgatcagctggtcgattgggcatgatccaatcgatcggctgatcgatccagatctgctggatcaatcgactgatcgatccagatctgctggatcaatcagctgatcaatccagatcttgctggatcaatcagctgatcaatccatatcttggtttttgcccaaaagcaagtccaaatccccctaaaccaacatccagtcaaccatgacttgttggtacataaaacctagcatccagtcacccttgaccagctaggactctctcaccaagtgtctggtcaatccctttgactcacttggacttttctcctcttgccaagtatccggtcaatccctttgacctacttggactttcaccagatgtctggtcaaccttgacccatctggatttcaccgtgcctggcttcactcaccaggacttcccttctgcctagcttcactcactaggactttcacgtggcttcactcactaggatttcccttctgcctagcttcactcactaggtcttctcatctgcctgacttcactcaccaggactttcacctagcttcactcactagggtttccttctgcctggcttcactcaccaagactttcacctagcttcactcactaggattttcagtcaagtatccagtcaaccttgacctacttgactctccttcacaatctccccacatgaacaattgcacctgcaatgttcatgtgttgtctacaagtattgtcaaacatcgaaaccaaatcatcaagactcgagcttgactcacttcaagcccagtcaaacaggtcaaccttgacctagggaatattgcaccaacaatctccccctttttgatgtttgacaataccacttgtaagttagactaatcccatagcctaaacctccttcatgccactaggtaatgaaggcataagttaaacccttcattctcctccttagagggcaaactccctctaggtaatgatgtcctaacttaaacccttcattcgccccctattggcacacatcaacagcaTGCTCCATCCTTGGGAGCGTTTGAAAACTCTCCCTTTTGagactctcccctttgagactctccccctgaagagttgctcatcattgttcacaacttcactcgttgtgatcaacacgataatgaaagtcccatacccttcattatccttaaccctacattctcttcttaatgtagtcaaatgcccatccgtgagttttttttttaacttaaaccacttgaacaatgaggatatccactccccattaaagttcaaacgctcaaccttgagcatgttctgaaaagaaggttaaccaccttccaaggttcatgaaaaaaatagttttcatgtctttaaagagtccctccccctaaagacatggtggtaacttctgtcattgcattaacaatgacttggaatccctaaacctttaggaaccccaaatttagaagttttgaggttcaaaaatttaatattgaaacaaacctcaacctaaacttcaatttagtcttccttaaccaatccatcattgtgttcaacatgaaaacaccctttttatgtatacacatgtattttgaggggttaggaatggttacatagactaaaataggttcaaaatgctgaaaataagctttcccagccaaaatcagcatcttcgatcgattggagttgggttccaatcgattgaaccctgctgaatcgatccactgatcgattcagtcttcttagatcaatcggctgatcgatccagcgagcttctgctcgcgagaaatgccttctcaatcgatcggctgatcgattgaggcactccaatctatccactgatcgattgaaggcctgaaatttctgaaattcaatttcagccaatttcagaaacccctagaaaattctacaaaattccaaaaatcatgaaaatttatgtcactacaacaaaatcgctcatagacatcagtggaacaacaacggttttaggctaaaatcgatgtctttgagtattttacatcggtttttctaaaaaccggtgtctatgagcgcagattttagctcatagacatcggtttttaggcgatgtctatgagcgcccttttttttcgttaatagacatcgattttaacatcggtttttaaaatccgatgttaatgaaccaaaataaaatattttaattttccccacTGGCCAAAATCTACCTAAGTgttttccctccaaacctaaatctttatcccaCCCCTTCCTCCGCAcgaccatctctctcgcgataacctaaaccgaaacctaaacctccgaccatccgaccatccgaccatctctctcagcctaaacctaaacctccgaccatctctctcagcctaaacctaaacctccaaccatctctctcagcctcatctccctcttccccttcttaaTCGTCTGATTGCTAAAGGTTGAGGATGGGGTTTGGGGTTAACCTCTCTATAAAGCGCCGAAGCCTTTTCTTTTCCCCCGACTTTCTCCCGAGTGCTGCCAAGTACGAGGCCGCCGGCGAGCTCGAACACGTCAAGGGCATCATCAAGTGGGGCACCGACTACCTCCTCAAGACCTTCAACTCCTCTGCCGACACCATCGACAGCATCGTCGCACAGGTAATTAAATCCTTAAAATTATCTCCGTCGCTCTAAATTCAGATCTAGATTTGATGCTCGAGTAAAAAATTAACAGGTCGGCGAAGGAGACACGTCGAAGGGGCCAGATGCTAACGACCACTACTGCTGGATGAGGCCGGAGGACATCGACTACACTCGGCCGGTGTACGAGTGCCACAGCTGCTCCGACCTCGCCAGCAAAATGGCGGCGTCGTTGGCTGCTGCTTCGATCGTGTTTAAGGACAGCAAGACCTACTCCGACAAGCTCGTCCATGGCGCCAAGACTCTGTTCCAGTACGGAAGGCTACAGAGGGGCAGATACAGCCCTGGAGGCACTGATCCCGCCATCTTCTACAACTCCACCGGTTACTGGGATGAGTTTCTGTGGGGCGGCTCATGGCTCTAC is drawn from Zingiber officinale cultivar Zhangliang chromosome 1B, Zo_v1.1, whole genome shotgun sequence and contains these coding sequences:
- the LOC122037420 gene encoding endoglucanase 10-like; amino-acid sequence: MGFGVNLSIKRRSLFFSPDFLPSAAKYEAAGELEHVKGIIKWGTDYLLKTFNSSADTIDSIVAQVGEGDTSKGPDANDHYCWMRPEDIDYTRPVYECHSCSDLASKMAASLAAASIVFKDSKTYSDKLVHGAKTLFQYGRLQRGRYSPGGTDPAIFYNSTGYWDEFLWGGSWLYFATGNSSYLQLATAPALAKHAGAFWGGPDYGVFSWDNKLTGSQVLLSRLRLFLSPGYPYEEILSTFHNQTGNIMCSYLPFFKSFNRTKGGLIQLNHGHVLREEKMASSANSLCRAELESRGLKWRSMRTFVDDMF